From one Treponema denticola genomic stretch:
- a CDS encoding PTS sugar transporter subunit IIA, which translates to MASEILTIEEVARYLRVSERTVYEWAQKGEIPAGKIGTVWRFKKDDIESWVDERLASSKTSAPKQHKIVTESFLSPDRVVLLDYASKHDVLVMMSEVLAKAPQVKNSTELLDSILKREALMSTAVGRGIAIPHVRLSSVTDLVMAVGISKRDILDFDAVDGNPVRLVFMIAAANNQHDYYLQTISHFSAKLRNDELKSKLLNSTDPMEIYALLCE; encoded by the coding sequence TTGGCAAGCGAAATTTTAACTATTGAAGAAGTTGCCCGTTATTTGCGTGTTTCCGAGAGAACCGTCTACGAGTGGGCTCAAAAAGGTGAAATACCTGCCGGAAAGATTGGGACGGTCTGGCGTTTTAAAAAAGATGATATTGAGAGCTGGGTTGATGAAAGGTTAGCTTCTTCAAAAACTTCAGCTCCTAAGCAGCATAAAATAGTAACCGAAAGTTTTTTGTCGCCCGACAGGGTTGTCCTTTTGGATTATGCTTCAAAGCATGATGTTTTGGTTATGATGTCCGAGGTGCTGGCCAAGGCACCGCAGGTAAAGAATTCGACAGAGCTTTTAGATTCCATACTAAAAAGGGAGGCCCTTATGTCTACCGCTGTAGGAAGAGGAATTGCTATTCCTCATGTAAGGCTTTCTTCCGTTACCGATCTTGTCATGGCTGTAGGTATTTCTAAAAGGGATATTTTAGACTTTGACGCTGTTGACGGAAACCCCGTGCGATTGGTTTTTATGATTGCCGCTGCAAACAATCAGCATGATTATTATTTGCAGACGATCTCCCATTTTAGTGCAAAACTGCGTAATGATGAACTTAAAAGTAAGCTCCTAAATTCTACCGACCCCATGGAGATTTACGCCCTTTTGTGCGAATAG
- a CDS encoding FprA family A-type flavoprotein, producing the protein MEAKKLTESVYCIHADIHDRTARFEGIWLLPHGVSINSYVVKGEKTALIDIVKDWDGSVDSYRKQLESIGLLFSSFDYVILNHLEPDHADLISLVRQENPKAEILASAKGVALVKNFFKINEGVRAVKDGEVLDLGGGKKLIFYETPNIHWPETMMTYDPDDKILFSCDAFGSYGCIGEKIFDDQHTEDELKFFENEALRYYANIVASFSTFVNKGIEKLAALELKFICPSHGLVWRGNPSRIVNLYKKFADYNTGTGSGLEKTICIIWGSMYGYTKAGLDAVIEGIDEEGVPYSIYRIPDTDATFILGEAYRSAGLLLAMPTYEYKMFPPMAHILDLFERKHFINKKVFRIGSWGWVGGAKKEYEEKIEKFKWTNIESHEWQGKLSDEDKRILKERGRELARAVKNG; encoded by the coding sequence ATGGAAGCAAAAAAACTTACAGAATCCGTTTATTGTATTCATGCAGATATACATGACAGAACTGCACGCTTTGAGGGTATATGGTTATTGCCCCACGGCGTTTCTATAAATTCTTATGTTGTAAAGGGAGAAAAAACAGCCCTTATAGATATAGTAAAAGACTGGGACGGCTCGGTAGATTCTTACAGAAAGCAGCTTGAATCCATAGGACTTTTATTTTCTTCTTTTGACTATGTAATTTTAAACCATCTTGAACCGGATCATGCAGACCTTATAAGCCTTGTGCGGCAAGAAAATCCAAAAGCTGAGATCTTGGCTTCTGCAAAAGGTGTTGCCCTTGTCAAAAACTTTTTTAAGATAAACGAGGGGGTAAGGGCAGTAAAAGACGGAGAGGTTTTGGACCTAGGCGGAGGTAAAAAACTTATTTTTTATGAAACTCCCAATATCCACTGGCCTGAAACTATGATGACCTATGACCCTGACGATAAAATTTTATTCTCTTGCGATGCTTTCGGCTCATACGGCTGTATAGGCGAAAAAATCTTCGATGATCAGCACACGGAAGATGAGCTTAAATTTTTTGAAAATGAAGCCCTTAGGTACTATGCAAACATCGTTGCAAGTTTCAGTACCTTTGTAAACAAGGGAATCGAAAAACTTGCCGCCCTTGAGCTTAAATTTATTTGTCCGAGTCACGGTCTTGTTTGGAGGGGAAATCCTTCACGAATCGTAAATCTTTATAAAAAATTTGCAGATTATAATACCGGAACCGGAAGCGGGTTGGAAAAGACCATCTGTATTATTTGGGGCTCAATGTATGGCTATACCAAGGCCGGCCTTGATGCGGTTATTGAAGGCATAGATGAAGAAGGCGTCCCTTATTCTATCTATAGAATTCCCGACACGGATGCTACCTTTATTTTGGGCGAGGCCTACCGCTCAGCAGGTCTTTTATTGGCAATGCCTACCTATGAGTACAAGATGTTCCCGCCCATGGCCCATATCCTTGACCTCTTTGAAAGAAAACACTTTATCAATAAAAAGGTGTTCCGCATAGGAAGTTGGGGCTGGGTAGGGGGAGCCAAAAAAGAATACGAGGAAAAAATAGAAAAATTTAAGTGGACCAATATCGAATCCCATGAATGGCAGGGTAAGCTCAGCGATGAAGATAAGCGGATATTAAAAGAAAGAGGCCGTGAATTGGCAAGGGCCGTAAAAAACGGATAA